One region of Candidatus Methylomirabilota bacterium genomic DNA includes:
- the tig gene encoding trigger factor, which yields MRVNIEEISSTKRGLRIEVPAERLSEKVETAYSHLAKKVRLPGFRPGKIPQDLLRSRFKEEAKQEALRELIPESYSQALEESKLDPISEPILEEIVCDEGKPLSFRATFDVKPTLQLSGYTGVEVSKDKLEVTDQEVDQALEYLRGRSAEYVPMDGWPALQEDLLVIDYEGFAGNKPLKGVSGQNMSVLLGSHQFIPEFETQLHGLKKGDLKDFSLEFPNDYGRRELAGKRILFKVAVKEVKKKRVPALDNDFAKSVSGCDDIEALRDKVRQDLVAHKEREQVARLKDRILEKLRAAHPCDLPESLVEAEVEAILADMTRRVGGRRAAPPKREEEEEMRTRARELASKRVQDSLLLEAVAKQEGLGVTEEEFNEEIETAAATLNRKPEALRDMLERDGRIESFRTRILEGKALHFLYERANITEGVNLVTLA from the coding sequence ATGAGAGTAAACATCGAAGAGATCAGCAGCACCAAGCGTGGACTTCGAATTGAGGTGCCTGCCGAACGTCTCTCAGAGAAGGTAGAGACAGCGTATTCGCACCTCGCAAAAAAGGTTCGATTGCCGGGCTTCCGCCCCGGCAAGATTCCGCAAGATCTCCTGCGTTCACGTTTTAAGGAGGAGGCGAAACAAGAGGCCCTCAGGGAACTGATCCCGGAAAGTTACAGCCAGGCGCTCGAGGAGTCCAAGCTGGACCCGATCAGTGAACCTATCCTCGAGGAGATCGTCTGCGACGAGGGTAAGCCGCTCAGCTTTCGGGCGACCTTCGACGTCAAGCCGACTCTGCAGCTTTCGGGCTACACAGGGGTTGAAGTCAGCAAGGACAAGCTGGAGGTTACGGATCAGGAGGTAGATCAGGCCTTGGAGTATCTCCGTGGACGATCGGCCGAGTATGTTCCGATGGACGGCTGGCCGGCGCTGCAGGAAGACCTGCTGGTGATAGACTACGAAGGCTTTGCCGGAAACAAACCACTCAAGGGGGTGAGTGGCCAGAATATGTCGGTCCTTCTCGGTTCACACCAGTTTATCCCAGAATTTGAGACTCAACTCCACGGTTTGAAGAAGGGTGACCTCAAGGATTTCTCGTTAGAGTTCCCGAATGATTACGGACGACGGGAGCTGGCGGGAAAGCGGATACTCTTCAAGGTAGCCGTCAAAGAGGTCAAGAAGAAACGGGTGCCGGCGCTGGATAACGACTTCGCCAAGTCGGTGTCCGGGTGCGACGATATCGAGGCACTGAGAGACAAGGTGAGGCAGGATCTGGTGGCGCATAAGGAGCGGGAGCAGGTCGCACGCCTGAAGGACCGTATCCTGGAAAAATTGCGCGCCGCCCATCCCTGCGATCTTCCGGAATCGCTGGTGGAGGCGGAGGTCGAGGCTATCCTTGCTGATATGACGCGCCGCGTCGGCGGACGCAGGGCAGCCCCGCCTAAACGCGAAGAAGAAGAGGAAATGCGGACCAGGGCACGCGAACTTGCCTCCAAACGGGTTCAGGACTCGCTCCTGTTGGAGGCGGTGGCGAAGCAGGAGGGGCTTGGCGTAACGGAGGAGGAGTTTAACGAAGAGATTGAAACGGCCGCTGCTACGTTAAATCGAAAACCGGAGGCCCTCCGCGATATGCTGGAGCGAGACGGACGAATCGAGTCCTTCCGAACGCGCATACTGGAAGG